A region of Flavobacterium album DNA encodes the following proteins:
- a CDS encoding T9SS sorting signal type C domain-containing protein, whose amino-acid sequence MKKIILLLILFAANGIFAQSAGFNNTFIVFSINGNGNLYYDLNGNTSNYDFNNATIGTFCQGSTNGMVFKGAEHNIYKCGGCDLTSTRLYYRIYLNGTTPGNFVPNTIGYTSGFNNGCGGQDQMWSNVGYNTNLLAGLGAGNYTIEVYSDASVTCSGGTVYASNGGTNYKAYFTVTAPSVGGSVSGSQSVCSGSTPTDLTLSGHTGSITKWQRSTSSDFTSGVTDISNTTATLTGTSVGALTATTYFRAVVTSGACSSANSAVATVTVNAPSAGGSVSGSQTLCSGSTPTDLTLSGHTGSVTKWQRSTSSDFTSGVTDISNATTTLTGASIGALTATTYFRAVVVSGACSSANSSVATVTVNAPSAGGSVSGSQTICSGSTPSDLTLIGHTGSITKWQRSTSSDFTSGVTDISNTTTTLTGTFVGALTATTYFRAVVTSGACSSANSSVATVTVNAPSAGGSVSGSQTICSGSTPSDLILSGHTGSVTKWQRSTSSDFTSGIADISNTTTTLTGASIGTLTATTYFRAVVTSGACSSANSSVATVTVNAPSVGGVVSGSYEFCTTDNSGTLTLSGHTGSIIKWQSSTVSDFSAAVSDISNTGTTLNFTDVAQTTYYRAIVKSGNCAEAASASVGVIINNNMWNGAAGNSDWNDAGNWSCGEVPTQFENAVIAAGSYQPDITGNNAVSAASLTILNGAGVVVRSGSNLIVTNEVVVEEGGSLTIENNGNLIQVNDVDNTGAVTVQKNSAPIYRLDYAMWSSPVAGETLIGFSPETLSNRFYQYNPLSDQYATVPGSTTFAEGAGYLIRVANTHPSFVNNETPGTSWRGTFVGTPNNGDVNVAVTPQQSGVSQGYNAVGNPYPSPINIYAFYAANTGTIADASALYFWRKKNDAATSYYARVTKLAYTANTGNAWGDAGGTAFNGAPNTWVINPGQGFIVQAIGSTVHFNNAMRVPVNNGQIFRTAQDESEIAISRLWLNLSGQDGFSQAAIGYTDMTTLGLDYGWDGKAFINDGDVTLFSLAGEETLGIQARPSFEASDVVPMGYQATQPGTYTIALDHMDGVFEAGQDIYLQDNLLNITHDLKQGAYEFTTEAGVVTNRFNVIYAEPLSTENPTLDANSVIVYKDGSSISINSGTADMTGVSVYDTRGRLLYSAKDINATETVINGLQVQQQVLIVEVTSPKGKITKKLIY is encoded by the coding sequence ATGAAAAAAATAATACTATTACTTATCTTATTTGCGGCAAATGGTATTTTCGCACAAAGTGCAGGCTTCAATAATACCTTTATTGTATTTAGCATAAATGGTAACGGAAACTTGTATTACGACCTTAATGGCAACACATCCAATTATGATTTTAACAATGCTACAATCGGTACATTTTGCCAGGGCTCTACAAACGGAATGGTGTTTAAGGGAGCTGAGCACAATATCTACAAATGTGGCGGGTGCGATCTAACCAGTACACGCCTTTATTACAGGATCTATCTTAACGGTACCACCCCAGGAAATTTCGTCCCGAACACCATAGGTTATACAAGCGGCTTTAATAACGGTTGTGGCGGACAGGACCAGATGTGGTCAAACGTTGGTTATAATACCAACCTGCTTGCGGGCCTTGGCGCGGGAAATTACACCATAGAAGTATATTCTGACGCTTCGGTAACGTGTAGCGGAGGTACAGTATATGCCAGTAATGGCGGGACCAATTATAAGGCGTATTTTACAGTAACCGCTCCGTCTGTAGGAGGTAGTGTTTCAGGGTCACAGTCCGTATGCAGCGGTAGCACGCCAACAGACCTTACACTGAGCGGCCACACGGGAAGCATAACCAAATGGCAGCGCTCCACTTCCTCTGATTTTACATCAGGCGTTACCGATATATCCAATACTACAGCCACGCTTACGGGCACTTCTGTCGGGGCATTGACGGCTACAACGTATTTCAGGGCAGTAGTTACAAGTGGCGCGTGCTCTTCGGCAAATTCCGCTGTGGCAACCGTTACAGTAAATGCACCTTCAGCAGGTGGAAGCGTTTCAGGAAGCCAGACACTTTGCAGCGGCAGCACGCCAACAGACCTTACACTGAGCGGCCACACGGGAAGCGTAACCAAATGGCAGCGCTCCACTTCCTCTGATTTTACGTCAGGCGTTACTGATATATCCAATGCTACAACAACACTTACGGGCGCTTCTATAGGGGCATTGACGGCTACAACGTATTTCAGGGCAGTAGTTGTAAGTGGCGCGTGCTCTTCGGCAAATTCTTCTGTGGCAACCGTTACTGTAAATGCGCCGTCAGCAGGTGGAAGCGTATCAGGAAGCCAGACAATTTGCAGCGGCAGCACGCCATCAGACCTTACACTGATCGGCCACACGGGAAGCATAACCAAATGGCAGCGCTCCACTTCCTCTGATTTTACATCAGGCGTTACCGATATCTCCAATACTACAACAACACTTACGGGCACTTTTGTCGGGGCATTGACGGCTACAACGTATTTCAGGGCAGTAGTAACAAGTGGCGCGTGCTCTTCGGCAAATTCTTCTGTGGCAACCGTTACAGTTAATGCACCTTCAGCAGGTGGAAGCGTATCAGGAAGCCAGACAATTTGCAGCGGCAGCACGCCATCAGACCTTATACTTAGCGGCCACACGGGAAGCGTAACCAAATGGCAGCGCTCCACGTCATCTGATTTTACATCAGGCATTGCCGATATCTCCAATACTACAACCACGCTTACGGGCGCTTCTATCGGGACGTTAACGGCTACAACATATTTCAGGGCAGTGGTTACAAGCGGTGCATGCTCTTCGGCAAATTCGTCAGTGGCAACCGTTACTGTAAATGCTCCCTCGGTGGGTGGGGTAGTGTCAGGGAGTTACGAATTTTGTACAACAGATAATAGCGGCACCCTAACATTGTCAGGGCATACAGGCAGTATAATCAAATGGCAATCTTCTACAGTATCCGATTTTAGTGCAGCAGTATCCGATATTAGCAATACCGGTACTACTTTAAATTTTACAGATGTAGCACAAACCACGTACTACCGTGCTATAGTTAAAAGCGGTAACTGTGCCGAAGCAGCATCGGCATCGGTCGGAGTAATAATAAATAACAATATGTGGAATGGTGCCGCAGGAAACTCCGATTGGAACGACGCAGGTAACTGGTCGTGCGGAGAGGTGCCTACACAATTTGAAAATGCCGTCATAGCCGCAGGAAGCTACCAGCCGGATATTACCGGGAATAATGCAGTTTCGGCGGCAAGCCTTACTATACTTAACGGAGCCGGGGTAGTGGTACGGTCCGGCAGCAACCTTATAGTAACTAATGAAGTCGTAGTAGAAGAGGGCGGATCGTTAACTATCGAAAACAACGGTAACCTTATCCAGGTAAACGATGTGGACAATACGGGAGCGGTAACCGTGCAGAAAAACAGTGCGCCTATCTACAGGCTTGACTACGCCATGTGGTCATCGCCGGTAGCAGGGGAGACGCTGATTGGCTTCTCGCCGGAGACCCTCTCCAACCGTTTTTACCAATACAACCCGCTAAGCGACCAGTATGCTACGGTACCGGGCTCAACAACTTTTGCCGAAGGTGCAGGCTACCTTATACGTGTAGCCAATACACACCCTTCGTTTGTAAATAATGAGACACCGGGAACTTCATGGCGTGGTACTTTTGTAGGTACACCTAATAATGGTGATGTAAATGTAGCAGTTACCCCGCAGCAGTCAGGCGTGTCGCAAGGCTACAACGCGGTAGGTAACCCTTACCCGTCACCGATCAACATCTATGCTTTCTATGCTGCCAATACAGGCACTATAGCAGACGCATCGGCGCTGTATTTCTGGAGAAAGAAAAACGATGCTGCTACAAGCTATTACGCAAGGGTAACCAAGCTTGCCTATACAGCCAATACCGGCAACGCATGGGGCGATGCGGGAGGCACAGCTTTCAACGGGGCACCGAACACATGGGTGATCAACCCAGGCCAGGGCTTTATCGTGCAGGCTATAGGCAGTACCGTTCATTTCAACAACGCTATGCGCGTACCGGTAAACAACGGACAGATCTTCCGCACGGCACAGGATGAAAGCGAAATAGCTATCTCAAGGCTTTGGCTGAACCTTTCAGGACAGGATGGCTTCTCGCAGGCAGCTATCGGCTATACCGATATGACAACCCTTGGACTTGACTACGGATGGGATGGCAAAGCCTTTATCAATGATGGCGATGTAACCCTGTTCTCATTGGCAGGAGAGGAAACCCTGGGCATACAGGCAAGGCCTTCGTTTGAAGCATCGGATGTAGTGCCAATGGGCTACCAGGCAACGCAGCCGGGCACCTACACCATCGCGCTTGACCACATGGATGGGGTGTTTGAAGCAGGCCAGGACATCTACCTTCAGGATAACCTGCTCAACATTACGCACGACCTGAAACAGGGAGCGTATGAATTTACTACTGAGGCAGGGGTTGTCACAAACAGGTTCAATGTAATCTATGCTGAGCCGCTTAGCACAGAGAACCCAACACTTGATGCCAACAGCGTTATTGTTTACAAAGACGGCAGCAGCATCAGCATCAATTCCGGTACTGCGGATATGACAGGGGTATCGGTTTATGACACAAGGGGCAGGTTGCTGTATAGTGCAAAAGATATCAATGCCACCGAAACGGTTATCAATGGCCTTCAGGTACAGCAACAGGTGCTCATTGTAGAAGTAACAAGCCCAAAAGGTAAAATAACAAAAAAGCTTATATACTAA
- a CDS encoding beta strand repeat-containing protein — MRKFLQQHLGKVLLLAAMVTGMSSLAQTNPGAVYSLSDGSWTLNGWSASITAGSYPINGATGANTTTGVASGAANANMMFWKHGSGDPVLATVQNGNVTTAYSAANGRVVGNGTNGFYFDNTGGAGIGSAVLSVNTTGRNTIQVAWTGRRIASGARPYVIRLMYRVGNTGNFVDANATASNIVFSGAAASTTMPVVTLPADAENKAEVQIMWKFYQTDSTTSGTRPQFGVDDITVSSTATVTGPTITTTAASYGPFCANTSNNIVVNYTTTGTLTGTYSVQRSAAGGTFATDTTSDLLATVSSGTGTITATLPSGLAAGNYRVRVVNDTPATISGTNNGSNIVITASVSQAVTSSAATSIGATTATLNGNITTLGVCPASTEKGFVYSLTSANANPIVGGSGVTKTAVGGIATGAYTLGLTNLTPNTGYSFNSYVYDGTTYTYGAVRTFTTTNPTATLSGTLNEGTLNSALITVTLSGETFVDAGSFTETGFILNNAPAGVTITAVSRDSATQATIMLAYDNTDFDTTVTTMNVVIPAANLTGGSPITSGNITVTAVAEAFISAGTLAFGNQCINTTSAASSFALTGNAKAGNINLAALDGYTYATTSGGTYTTTLSISHPGGAVSQTIFVKFSPTAVQSYNGNIVISGVGVNTSFNKPVTGAGVNTAPSISTPTSASVTSSTVVLGGNTTSIGCSAVTERGIFYSTTNGFADGTGTKVSEIGSFASTGAFTINVNSLSPATTYYYKAFATNGGGTVYTAQGTFTTVCVTPVNVTSLASTTPASTQIGLTWTNSSCFDEVLVVAKLSSAVTAIPTGNGTAYTANAAFGSGTAIAASEYVVYKGSAATVTVTGLVNGSTYYFTVFTRKGSNWSSGVSISDVPVVQYCSASAINSSTYESISAVNVNGTIYSSGSSSYSNFTSTIFQVERNQSYPLTITIANGYAADKGLVYVDWNKDGDFNDANENVLLTNAVGVGPYTGTIAVPVDAFVGTVRMRIRLFDTSSGETANACGDSTYGEVEDYTLNIAAGTPAPVALSATNVGVSGFTARWNEVVGATSYRLDVYQSAASTATTTEPFNSGFNVPSGWSTTVNGTYTSSGNFGAASPALQFDATGETLETPTYPASASSLSFFIKSNGGSTSVLLIEGYNGTSWVTIQSFTGLPTSGTTKTYNASSTPALPAGLVKFRFTFTKNSGNVAFDDLAVTYATTTNTYLAGYQDKTVSSTAVNGIVSHNVTGAASNTLYRYVVRAVTPVSANSNEISVTTGKSNTWNGTVWTAGTPPTSIDKAIIEGNYNTSGDGTFNASQLVINSGIFTIASGTNLTVQNDVINNAGAANFVIENNGNLIQVNDVDNTGAVTVNKNSAPIYRLDYAMWSSPVAGETLIGFSPETLSNRFYQYNPLSDQYATVPGSTTFAEGAGYLIRVANTHPAFVNNETPGTSWHGAFVGTPNNGDVNVAVTPQQSGVSQGYNAVGNPYPSPVNIYAFYAANTGTIADASALYFWRKKNDAATSYYARVTKLAYTANTGNAWGDAGGTAFNGAPNTWVINPGQGFIVQATGSTVHFNNAMRVPVNNGQIFRTAQDESEAQISRLWLNLSGQDGFSQAAIGYTDMTTLGLDYGWDGKAFINDGDVTLFSLAGEETLGIQARPSFEASDVVPMGYQATQPGTYTIALDHMDGVFEAGQDIYLQDNLLNITHDLKQGAYEFTTEAGIITNRFNIIYAEPLSTENPTLDANSVIVYKDGNSININSGTADMTGVSVYDTRGRLLYNAKYINATETVINGLTAEKQVLIVTISTVKGEVSKKIIF, encoded by the coding sequence ATGCGAAAATTTCTACAACAACATTTAGGGAAAGTGCTGCTTTTAGCAGCCATGGTAACGGGAATGAGTTCCTTGGCCCAAACCAATCCGGGAGCTGTATATAGCCTGTCGGACGGAAGCTGGACACTCAATGGTTGGTCGGCTTCCATAACTGCCGGTAGCTATCCCATAAATGGGGCAACAGGCGCAAATACCACGACTGGTGTTGCCAGTGGAGCAGCAAATGCTAACATGATGTTCTGGAAGCATGGCTCAGGAGACCCGGTTCTGGCAACAGTACAAAATGGAAACGTTACGACAGCTTATTCAGCAGCTAATGGAAGGGTTGTTGGCAACGGGACAAACGGTTTTTATTTTGACAATACCGGAGGCGCTGGTATTGGTTCGGCAGTATTGTCTGTAAATACTACAGGACGAAACACGATACAGGTTGCGTGGACGGGAAGAAGGATTGCAAGCGGTGCGCGTCCTTATGTTATAAGGCTTATGTACAGGGTTGGTAATACCGGTAATTTTGTAGATGCAAACGCAACTGCATCTAATATTGTTTTCAGCGGAGCGGCAGCTTCAACGACTATGCCAGTTGTTACATTACCTGCGGATGCTGAGAATAAAGCTGAAGTACAAATAATGTGGAAATTTTATCAGACAGACAGTACGACTTCAGGGACAAGGCCGCAATTTGGAGTAGATGATATTACGGTTTCCAGTACAGCTACGGTAACAGGCCCTACTATTACTACGACTGCCGCCAGCTATGGACCTTTTTGTGCTAACACATCCAACAATATTGTGGTGAATTATACTACTACCGGCACTCTTACCGGTACTTATAGCGTACAGCGTTCGGCAGCAGGCGGAACTTTTGCCACCGATACTACAAGTGATCTTCTTGCTACGGTATCATCGGGCACGGGAACTATTACCGCGACATTACCATCGGGATTAGCAGCAGGCAATTACCGTGTAAGAGTTGTAAATGATACGCCTGCAACAATAAGCGGTACGAATAATGGGTCAAATATAGTTATCACGGCTTCTGTTTCACAAGCTGTCACTTCGTCTGCCGCGACTTCAATTGGCGCTACAACGGCTACCCTCAACGGTAACATAACAACATTGGGCGTATGCCCGGCAAGTACCGAAAAAGGTTTTGTGTACTCGCTTACTTCTGCAAATGCAAATCCAATAGTAGGCGGCAGCGGCGTTACAAAGACTGCTGTAGGAGGCATCGCAACGGGCGCATATACATTAGGCCTTACAAACCTTACTCCAAATACAGGCTATAGCTTTAACTCTTATGTTTATGACGGTACTACTTATACGTATGGTGCTGTAAGGACATTTACTACTACCAACCCTACGGCAACATTGTCGGGGACTTTGAATGAAGGTACACTGAACAGCGCATTGATCACCGTAACGTTAAGCGGTGAAACTTTTGTAGATGCAGGTTCGTTTACAGAAACAGGCTTCATACTGAACAATGCCCCGGCGGGTGTTACCATTACGGCGGTATCGCGTGATTCTGCAACACAAGCTACAATAATGCTGGCGTATGATAATACCGACTTCGATACTACTGTAACTACCATGAATGTTGTAATACCGGCAGCTAACTTAACGGGTGGCAGCCCAATTACTTCAGGTAACATTACCGTAACTGCGGTAGCGGAGGCTTTCATTTCTGCCGGCACGCTTGCTTTTGGCAACCAGTGTATCAACACAACTTCGGCCGCTTCAAGCTTTGCGCTGACAGGAAATGCAAAAGCCGGAAACATTAACCTTGCAGCATTGGACGGCTATACTTATGCTACAACCAGCGGAGGTACATATACAACAACACTTAGCATCAGCCATCCGGGCGGCGCTGTTTCGCAAACAATTTTTGTGAAATTCTCTCCAACGGCTGTACAGTCATACAATGGCAATATCGTAATATCGGGTGTTGGCGTCAATACCAGTTTTAATAAACCTGTTACAGGCGCAGGTGTAAATACCGCACCTTCAATCAGTACGCCTACAAGCGCTTCGGTTACATCTTCAACTGTAGTATTAGGAGGAAATACAACCTCTATCGGCTGTTCGGCAGTTACCGAGCGAGGTATTTTTTACAGTACGACTAATGGCTTTGCCGATGGTACCGGCACTAAAGTTTCAGAAATAGGCTCATTTGCATCAACGGGGGCTTTTACCATAAATGTTAACTCACTTAGTCCTGCTACAACATACTATTACAAAGCTTTTGCTACCAATGGCGGAGGCACGGTATACACGGCACAGGGAACTTTTACCACAGTATGTGTAACTCCTGTAAATGTGACATCGCTTGCGTCAACAACTCCTGCATCCACACAAATTGGGCTTACATGGACAAACAGCAGCTGTTTTGACGAAGTACTTGTTGTTGCAAAACTTTCGAGCGCAGTAACGGCAATACCGACAGGAAATGGCACTGCATATACTGCCAATGCAGCATTCGGATCCGGTACTGCAATTGCTGCAAGCGAGTATGTAGTGTACAAAGGTTCGGCGGCTACGGTTACAGTAACAGGACTGGTAAACGGTTCAACATATTACTTTACCGTATTTACCCGCAAGGGCTCCAACTGGAGTTCAGGGGTTTCAATAAGCGATGTTCCGGTGGTACAATACTGTAGCGCTTCTGCTATTAACAGCTCTACATACGAATCGATTTCGGCAGTTAATGTAAACGGTACGATCTATAGTTCAGGTTCGTCATCCTATAGCAATTTTACATCGACCATATTCCAGGTTGAGCGCAACCAAAGCTACCCTTTAACTATCACTATTGCTAATGGTTATGCGGCAGATAAAGGCCTGGTATACGTTGACTGGAATAAAGATGGCGATTTTAACGATGCTAATGAAAATGTACTTCTTACCAATGCTGTGGGTGTAGGCCCATATACTGGAACAATCGCTGTTCCGGTTGATGCTTTTGTAGGCACCGTACGAATGAGGATAAGGCTTTTTGACACTTCATCAGGCGAAACAGCTAATGCATGCGGCGACAGTACGTATGGGGAGGTCGAAGATTATACACTTAATATTGCGGCAGGCACGCCTGCACCGGTTGCCCTTTCGGCAACAAATGTTGGGGTGTCAGGATTCACAGCGCGTTGGAACGAAGTCGTAGGCGCTACATCTTACAGGCTGGATGTATATCAGTCAGCTGCTTCTACAGCCACCACAACCGAGCCGTTTAACTCAGGTTTTAACGTTCCAAGCGGTTGGTCAACAACAGTTAATGGTACATATACATCATCAGGAAACTTTGGGGCTGCATCGCCTGCATTACAATTTGATGCTACCGGAGAGACTTTGGAAACCCCTACATATCCTGCTAGTGCGTCATCACTTAGTTTTTTCATCAAATCAAATGGTGGCAGCACCAGTGTGCTACTTATAGAGGGGTATAACGGTACTTCATGGGTTACGATTCAAAGTTTTACAGGGCTGCCAACCAGTGGTACAACCAAAACATACAATGCATCTTCAACTCCTGCATTACCTGCCGGCTTGGTTAAATTCAGGTTTACATTTACTAAAAACTCCGGAAACGTTGCGTTTGATGACCTTGCTGTAACATACGCCACAACTACAAACACGTACCTGGCAGGCTATCAGGATAAAACCGTAAGCAGTACTGCCGTTAACGGTATTGTAAGCCACAATGTAACAGGAGCCGCTTCAAATACACTATACCGCTATGTAGTAAGGGCCGTTACGCCTGTGTCGGCAAATTCTAATGAAATTTCAGTAACAACTGGTAAGTCAAACACATGGAATGGTACTGTATGGACAGCCGGAACACCGCCAACGAGTATTGATAAAGCTATCATAGAAGGTAATTATAATACTTCTGGCGATGGTACCTTCAATGCAAGCCAGCTGGTTATAAACTCAGGAATTTTTACCATAGCATCGGGCACTAACCTTACTGTTCAGAATGATGTAATAAACAATGCAGGAGCGGCTAATTTTGTTATCGAAAACAACGGTAACCTTATCCAGGTGAACGATGTAGACAATACAGGAGCGGTAACAGTTAACAAAAACAGCGCGCCTATCTACAGACTTGACTACGCCATGTGGTCATCGCCGGTAGCAGGGGAGACACTGATTGGCTTCTCTCCGGAGACCCTCTCCAACCGTTTTTACCAATATAACCCGCTAAGTGACCAATATGCCACGGTACCGGGCTCAACAACTTTTGCCGAAGGCGCAGGTTACCTTATCCGTGTGGCTAATACGCACCCGGCGTTTGTAAATAATGAGACACCGGGGACTTCATGGCATGGTGCTTTTGTAGGCACACCTAATAATGGTGATGTAAATGTAGCAGTTACCCCGCAGCAGTCGGGCGTTAGCCAGGGCTACAATGCAGTAGGTAACCCATACCCGTCACCAGTCAACATCTATGCTTTCTATGCTGCCAATACAGGCACTATAGCAGACGCATCGGCGCTGTATTTCTGGAGAAAGAAAAACGATGCTGCTACAAGCTATTACGCAAGGGTAACCAAGCTTGCCTATACAGCCAATACCGGCAACGCATGGGGCGATGCAGGAGGCACAGCTTTCAACGGGGCACCGAACACATGGGTGATCAACCCGGGGCAGGGCTTTATCGTGCAGGCTACAGGCAGTACCGTTCATTTCAACAACGCTATGCGCGTACCGGTGAACAACGGCCAGATCTTCCGCACGGCACAGGATGAAAGCGAAGCCCAAATCTCAAGGCTGTGGCTGAACCTTTCAGGCCAGGATGGCTTCTCGCAGGCAGCTATCGGCTATACTGATATGACAACCCTTGGACTTGATTACGGATGGGATGGCAAAGCCTTTATCAATGATGGCGATGTAACCCTGTTCTCATTGGCAGGCGAAGAAACACTGGGCATACAGGCAAGGCCTTCGTTTGAAGCATCGGATGTGGTGCCGATGGGCTACCAGGCAACACAGCCGGGTACTTACACCATCGCGCTTGACCACATGGATGGCGTGTTTGAAGCAGGCCAGGACATCTACCTTCAGGATAACCTGCTCAACATTACGCACGACCTGAAACAGGGAGCGTATGAGTTCACTACTGAGGCAGGAATTATCACAAACAGGTTTAATATAATATATGCTGAGCCGCTTAGCACAGAGAACCCGACACTTGATGCCAACAGCGTTATTGTTTACAAAGACGGCAACAGCATCAATATCAACTCCGGCACTGCGGATATGACAGGGGTATCGGTATACGATACAAGAGGAAGGTTGTTGTATAATGCAAAATACATCAATGCCACTGAGACAGTTATCAATGGCCTTACGGCAGAAAAGCAGGTATTGATCGTTACTATATCAACTGTAAAAGGAGAGGTAAGCAAGAAAATCATCTTCTAA